A DNA window from Syngnathus typhle isolate RoL2023-S1 ecotype Sweden linkage group LG2, RoL_Styp_1.0, whole genome shotgun sequence contains the following coding sequences:
- the ncoa6 gene encoding nuclear receptor coactivator 6 isoform X7, giving the protein MAHRGTPAQLSQRSEEDLERESDSDRDSGVGDEVDSCHRSPETEEDNHNDATEGTSGPGAHSTVFVAFQGNMEDEDFKMKLDTVLSGIPNMLDMDSKTLQPQHVEPWNSVRVTFNIPRDAAERLRLLAQNHQQQLRELGILSVQIEGEGAINVAGGPNRGQEVRVNGPIGASGQMRMDVGFPSQPGQAGVRMSNPSMVPPGSAMTGQALVPGNSGQMHPRVARPASQTDVMDPMMPGMSVQQQQQLQHQQPGPHGPIPPQAAHHMQALQAGRPINPAALQQLQHHQQQQAQQQAQLSQLGARTPFNPQGQMALPPGWNPSGVLQTSAAQGGPAWRKPPPQAQMVQRPPSLTTVQTPSHPPPPYPFGSQQAGQVFNAMGQGQLQQQQQMAMGQFAAPQPKVPQVGPGGVVGPPRPPPPIPPTSGPQGNLTAKSPGSSSSPFQQGSPGTPPMMAQRPTTPQGFPQGVGSPGRAALNQQGNMQQGFIGMPQHGQPGAQVHPGIPKRPMAYPTQNFAQGQVGTGMPGAPGGGSNQQLQSSQTLTHTGVQQPSSTPNSIHAQPNVMGVQSGHPGQSPGTATGPSMTQQQQPGLQTPILGLQHQAQPVSSSPSQMVQGQGGGQTVLSRPLSQGQRGGMTPPKQMMPQQGQGVIHGQGQMVGGQGHQAMLLQQQQQQQQQQQQNSMMEQMVVNQMQGNKQPFVGKIPSGVMPGQMMRGPSPNVPGNMAQFQGQVGPQQMTPQQQMAHLQQQQLQQQHQLQQQQQQLQQHHHQQMNQQQPQQVPLSVNPNQMMGMHGQQLRLPAGHPLIQQQLQQQQLQQQQKQQQQVLLQQQQQQQQQQQQQQQTAQAHPHQLGDPSSGTGDLGVQQMVPDMQVQQAQGMMGGPQHMQVGNGHFAGHGMNFNSQFPAQVPMGGPCAQAGGFPVSKDVTLTSPLLVNLLQSDISASQFGPGGKQAGGSNQVKPKKKKPARKKKPKDGEGPQQIEGPGMDVTGTMEDSDLQNFGGEPSLGLDNSGTKLADFPNRPAVFPGQTGDQRILQQVPMQFMQQQQQQQQQPQQQQQIQHMQQQIQQQQQQQIQQHQQQIQQQQQQQQIQQQQQIQQQQQIQQQQQIQQQQQIQQQQQIQQQQQIQQQQHIQQQQQMQQQLQQQQMQQQQQMQQLQMQGLQNPQGQQGMTGPQTPAQSQSQVHHQLQQQQGQQQHLQQQQQQQMLMMLKMQQEQKNRMAIVPGGQLPPRVVGNQPEAQRLPVSQQGNMPVMISLQGHAGLAQSPDKTRGMPLIINPQLAGTARRMSLPDPGQGPQSTGSDETTSGIHPKQDRPSGAEMALQSGNGTQQMMANQGSTTHVMKQAPVPSSVAQHTGASPQQQLPTQPQQGAPMSGIHFPNVPTTSQSSRPKTPNRASPRPYHHPLTPTNRPPSTEPSEINLSPERLNASIAGLFPPKINIPLPPRQANLNRGFDQQGLNPTTLKAIGQAPPNLTLPGNNSNSGSGGNNASNSQPPFSTGTGGGGTKPDKQSGGPSKRASPSNSRRSSPASSRKSTTPSPGRQKGPKVAITCPPQPQQLVNAQGQTMMLSPTSVTPNPVSQLSGSMETQQTPSPFHGLQGNPPEGSREGQIMIASEQRQVSQPQPHPQPVRELSAPRMTSPRPPASQQPKSDLELQAVDRQSTHKAPLPESGGTVAVRPAPTSLNQLLDVANKPLRPVHGNMVRDVMTKDSPKSAMDPERQLQLGAEMPAPVATSVTLTESDTKAKPSLSTASSSHSMHPNHVTFNPTPSSNDNPLSSPGITSTLSTTTSLCSTFTNTNVVQSVSPKPATSTQGSHSLAVSSGSNTSCSPSQASVMLKSGAGSKPIPSVHSVIQIPASSSSISPNQITVFVTPNPMTSAPTSQVPASIVSTMVALPNKNIRPQDIRNQTPVTRPAQFITTTPVLFNPIFQVPSTSVSPNTTVVSQSVTMVGPIQVSTTNIQLSTAPSCTQSSGANISASQLARSTVGHLPTVTNVSSATPIGAHSTPQQINHGAPKIENVVEAQKSSPPVSQPSLPSPSTSSSFQAPIASPPCSSPISMNTVGKGLVSAAPTAQIKSKPLQVTIALSGTADSQIPAQVSIVAAPPQVFHPSPSPVVPTEPSVAQTTAATPNLTTPSISSFVSVPAQVPTQAPLPPTTVLSNFTLAATSPNPITSVVGTTTVASSTTLLSTGSPVQNPVSSLVPIVATPGLIHEIPPPNSSAATASRVLLSQTGPGSFEPTVTQAVAPAETIQTTPESVQQDVSQEPVAVAKTSDEVLPSPDPGWAKKRKTPINLVPRAAVEKPKGPSRRSSRAEKEVEEEPVTESAVRKRSARPGTTAATVVKETGASPTQAKRRKSK; this is encoded by the exons ATGGCTCATCGAGGCACTCCAGCTCAGCTGTCCCAACGGTCCGAGGAGGACCTGGAGCGTGAGAGTGACTCAGATCGGGACTCTGGTGTCGGCGATGAGGTTGACAGTTGCCACAGAAGCCCTGAGACTGAAGAGGACAACCACAATGATGCCACAGAAGGCACAAGTGGGCCAGGAGCGCATTCTACtgtttttgttgcttttcaAGGGAATATGGAAGACGAAGACTTCAAAATGAAACTTGACACTGTGCTCAGTGGTATACCCAATATGCTTGACATGG ACTCAAAGACGCTTCAGCCACAGCATGTCGAGCCGTGGAACAGCGTGCGTGTTACCTTCAACATTCCACGGGATGCTGCTGAACGACTGAGACTGCTGGCTCAgaaccaccagcagcagctccGAGAACTGGGAATTCTTTCAGTGCAAATCGAAG GAGAGGGGGCCATCAACGTTGCAGGGGGACCAAATCGAGGACAAGAAGTACGAGTTAATGGACCAATTGGAGCATCTGGCCAAATGAGAATGGATGTGGGGTTTCCAAGTCAGCCTGGTCAAG CAGGAGTGAGGATGTCAAATCCTTCCATGGTCCCCCCAGGCTCAGCCATGACAGGTCAAGCTCTGGTGCCAGGTAATAGTGGACAGATGCATCCACGTGTCGCAAGACCAGCTTCACAGACAG ATGTCATGGATCCAATGATGCCAGGCATGTCagttcagcagcagcagcagcttcagcaTCAACAGcctggtccccatggccccatTCCTCCCCAGGCTGCCCATCACATGCAGGCTTTGCAGGCTGGCAGACCAATCAACCCTGCTGCTTTACAGCAACTTCAACATCACCAACAGCAACAGGCCCAACAGCAAGCGCAGCTCTCTCAGCTTGGAGCCAGAACCCCATTCAACCCACAAGGCCAAATGGCTTTACCTCCTGGCTGGAACCCTTCTGGAGTCCTCCAGACATCAGCCGCCCAAGGAGGTCCTGCTTGGAGGAAGCCTCCACCTCAAGCTCAGATGGTTCAACGCCCTCCCTCTCTTACTACAGTTCAGACGCCCAGTCACCCGCCACCACCTTATCCATTTGGTAGCCAACAGGCAGGTCAGGTATTCAATGCTATGGGACAAGGACAgttgcagcagcaacaacaaatgGCAATGGGCCAATTTGCTGCTCCTCAGCCTAAAGTTCCACAGGTTGGCCCTGGTGGTGTCGTAGGACCACCGAGACCTCCTCCACCCATTCCACCTACAAGTGGCCCCCAAGGGAATCTAACTGCCAAATCGCCGGGGTCTTCATCATCTCCTTTTCAACAGGGTTCACCTGGAACTCCCCCAATGATGGCTCAGAGGCCTACAACTCCGCAGGGTTTTCCACAGGGTGTTGGCTCACCAGGAAGAGCAGCCCTCAACCAACAAGGTAACATGCAACAAGGATTCATCGGAATGCCCCAACACGGACAACCAGGAGCACAAGTTCATCCAG GTATACCGAAACGGCCAATGGCCTATCCAACCCAAAACTTTGCTCAAGGGCAGGTGGGCACCGGCATGCCAGGAGCCCCCGGTGGAGGATCTAATCAGCAGCTACAGAGCAGCCAAACATTGACCCATACAG GAGTCCAGCAGCCGTCCTCCACACCAAATTCAATCCATGCCCAACCCAACGTTATGGGTGTACAAAGTGGCCATCCAGGTCAGTCCCCAGGTACAGCTACTGGGCCTAGCATGACCCAGCAACAGCAGCCAGGCCTTCAGACCCCGATCTTAGGCCTCCAGCATCAGGCCCAACCCGTGTCCTCCTCCCCCAGCCAGATGGTTCAAGGCCAGGGTGGAGGTCAGACTGTCCTCTCACGGCCCCTCAGTCAAGGGCAGAGAGGAGGGATGACCCCACCCAAGCAAATGATGCCTCAACAAGGCCAGGGGGTGATTCATGGGCAGGGTCAGATGGTTGGAGGCCAAGGGCATCAGGCAATGCtcctgcaacaacaacaacagcagcagcagcagcaacaacagaaTTCCATGATGGAACAAATGGTTGTAAACCAAATGCAAGgcaacaaacaaccatttgtagGAAAAATACCTTCTGGGGTCATGCCTGGCCAGATGATGCGTGGCCCCTCACCAAACGTTCCAGGCAACATGGCTCAGTTCCAGGGCCAGGTTGGCCCACAGCAGATGACACCGCAACAGCAAATGGCCCATCTCCAACAACAACAGTTACAACAGCAGCATCAactgcaacagcagcagcaacagcttcagcaacaccaccaccagcagATGAATCAGCAGCAGCCTCAACAGGTTCCACTTAGTGTCAATCCTAATCAAATGATGGGTATGCATGGGCAACAGTTGAGGCTTCCTGCTGGTCATCCTCTTATCCAACAACAGTTGCAACAGCAGCAGttacagcagcagcagaaacagcagcagcaagtactgttgcagcagcaacagcagcagcagcagcaacaacaacaacaacaacagacagCTCAGGCACACCCACATCAATTGGGAGATCCCAGTAGTGGGACAGGCGATTTGGGGGTCCAACAGATGGTCCCTGATATGCAGGTACAGCAGGCACAAGGCATGATGGGGGGCCCTCAGCACATGCAAGTGGGAAATGGACACTTTGCTGGTCATGGCATGAACTTTAACTCCCAATTCCCGGCTCAGGTTCCAATGGGGGGACCTTGTGCACAGGCAGGTGGTTTCCCTGTCAGTAAAGATGTAACATTGACAAGCCCCCTGCTGGTAAATCTGCTGCAGAGTGATATCTCAGCCAGCCAATTTGGACCAGGAGGAAAGCAAGCAGGCGGGAGCAATCAGGTcaaacccaaaaaaaagaaacctgcaCGAAAGAAGAAGCCAAAAGATGGAGAAGGGCCTCAGCAAATTGAGGGACCTGG TATGGATGTGACTGGTACTATGGAGGATTCTGACCTGCAAAATTTTGGTGGGGAACCGAGTTTAGGCCTGGACAACTCTGGTACAAAGCTCGCTGACTTTCCCAACAGGCCGGCAG TATTCCCTGGTCAAACAGGTGATCAAAGGATACTGCAGCAGGTACCGATGCAATTcatgcagcaacagcagcagcagcaacagcaaccgcaacagcagcaacaaatCCAACACATGCAACAGCAAAttcaacagcaacaacagcagcaaattCAACAGCACCAACAGCAAattcaacaacaacagcagcagcagcaaattcagcagcagcagcaaattcaacagcagcagcaaattcaacagcagcagcaaattcaacagcagcagcaaattcaacaacagcaacaaattcaacaacagcagcaaattcaacaacagcaacacattcaacaacaacagcaaatgCAGCAACAATTACAACAGCAGcagatgcagcagcagcagcagatgcaACAGTTGCAAATGCAAGGTCTCCAAAATCCTCAAGGGCAGCAAGGCATGACAGGACCACAGACCCCGGCTCAAAGCCAATCCCAGGTACACCATCAGCTGCAACAGCAGCAGGGTCAGCAGCAGCATCTACAACAACAG caacagcagcagatgTTGATGATGCTCAAGATGCAGCAAGAGCAGAAGAATCGCATGGCCATCGTTCCAGGAGGTCAACTTCCTCCTCGTGTCGTTGGCAATCAACCTGAGGCACAAAGACTGCCGGTATCACAGCAAGGGAACATGCCTGTTATGATCAGCCTTCAAGGACATGCAGGGTTAGCGCAGTCACCTGACAAAACAAGAGGAATGCCCCTGATCATAAATCCCCAG CTTGCAGGTACTGCTCGACGAATGTCCCTTCCTGATCCCGGCCAGGGTCCCCAAAGCACTGGGTCTGATGAGACAACTTCTGGGATCCACCCCAAGCAGGATAGGCCAAGTGGTGCAGAAATGGCCCTGCAGTCTGGAAACGGCACCCAACAGATGATGGCCAACCAGGGCTCCACAACCCACGTGATGAAGCAAGCCCCTGTTCCGTCATCAGTGGCCCAGCACACTGGAGCCAGTCCTCAACAACAATTGCCCACACAACCTCAACAAGGAGCACCCATGTCCGGTATTCATTTCCCTAACGTTCCAACAACTTCCCAGAGTTCCAGACCAAAAACCCCCAACAGGGCCAGTCCCAGGCCATACCACCACCCCCTCACCCCAACTAATCGTCCACCGAGCACTGAGCCCTCAGAAATCAACCTTTCGCCAGAAAGGCTCAATGCTTCAATTGCTGGGCTATTTCCCCCTAAAATCAACATTCCTCTGCCACCCAGACAGGCAAACCTAAACCGCGGATTTGACCAACAGGGCCTTAATCCCACAACATTGAAAGCCATTGGACAGGCGCCTCCAAACTTGACTTTACCAGGCAACAATAGCAACAGTGGAAGTGGTGGAAATAACGCTAGCAACAGTCAACCACCTTTTTCTACTGGTACGGGTGGGGGAGGCACTAAACCAGACAAGCAGTCTGGAGGACCGAGTAAAAGGGCCAGTCCTAGCAACAGTCGAAGGTCAAGCCCAGCTTCAAGTCGTAAATCAACCACACCAAGTCCTGGAAGACAGAAAGGTCCGAAAGTGGCCATCACATGCCCTCCCCAACCTCAACAGCTGGTTAATGCTCAGGGGCAAACCATGATGCTAAGCCCCACATCAGTAACACCAAATCCAGTATCGCAATTAAGTGGCAGCATGGAGACGCAACAGACTCCGAGTCCCTTCCATGGTTTGCAAGGTAACCCTCCTGAGGGCAGCAGAGAAGGTCAGATAATGATTGCGTCCGAGCAACGTCAGGTATCTCAGCCTCAGCCACATCCTCAGCCTGTGCGGGAGTTATCGGCTCCACGGATGACAAGTCCTCGTCCTCCCGCTTCTCAACAGCCGAAATCCGATTTGGAGTTACAAGCAGTGGATAGGCAGTCAACGCACAAAGCGCCACTGCCAGAGTCTGGAGGAACAGTGGCCGTCAGGCCCGCTCCCACTTCACTCAACCAGCTTCTAGACGTCGCAAACAAACCTCTTCGGCCTGTGCATGGGAATATGGTTAGGGACGTCATGACAAAAGACAGCCCCAAGTCAGCCATGGATCCAGAGAGACAACTTCAGTTAGGTGCAGAAATGCCAGCCCCTGTTGCTACATCTGTCACTCTTACTGAATCAGACACTAAAGCCAAGCCTTCTTTGTCAACTGCATCTAGCAGCCACAGCATGCATCCTAACCATGTGACTTTCAATCCCACCCCCAGCAGTAACGACAACCCATTATCCTCTCCTGGTATCACTTCCACTTTAAGTACAACGACTAGCCTTTGTTCGACCTTCACTAACACAAATGTTGTCCAGAGCGTAAGCCCTAAACCAGCTACTTCCACTCAGGGCAGTCATTCGTTAGCCGTTAGCAGCGGTTCAAACACCAGCTGTAGTCCAAGCCAAGCCAGCGTGATGCTCAAATCTGGCGCGGGCTCGAAACCTATTCCAAGTGTTCACTCCGTCATACAGATTCCTGCTTCGTCCAGTTCCATTTCTCCTAACCAGATCACCGTATTTGTCACACCTAACCCAATGACTTCTGCCCCGACATCTCAAGTTCCTGCATCTATTGTCTCCACAATGGTGGCTCTACCGAACAAAAATATTCGGCCACAGGATATTCGGAATCAGACACCTGTAACTCGACCAGCACAGTTTATCACCACCACCCCTGTGTTGTTCAACCCCATTTTTCAAGTCCCGAGTACATCTGTCTCGCCCAATACCACAGTCGTTTCTCAGTCAGTCACTATGGTGGGACCTATCCAAGTGTCGACGACAAACATCCAACTTTCTACTGCCCCGAGTTGCACACAGTCGTCAGGGGCAAACATAAGTGCATCTCAACTCGCGAGAAGCACTGTTGGACACCTTCCGACTGTCACCAATGTGTCCTCAGCTACCCCAATTGGTGCGCATTCAACTCCTCAGCAAATCAACCACGGGGCCCCCAAAATAGAAAATGTAGTTGAAGCTCAAAAATCAAGTCCACCAGTCAGCCAACCATCTCTTCCAAGCCCTTCAACGTCCTCCTCCTTTCAAGCTCCCATTGCATCTCCACCTTGCTCAAGTCCTATCAGTATGAACACAGTAGGAAAGGGCCTTGTGTCTGCCGCACCCACTGCCCAAATAAAAAGTAAACCTTTGCAAGTGACCATAGCTCTCTCTGGAACAGCTGATTCCCAAATACCTGCTCAGGTATCCATTGTGGCTGCCCCCCCACAAGTCTTCCATCCTTCTCCTAGTCCTGTTGTTCCAACTGAGCCATCAGTGGCCCAAACCACCGCTGCTACTCCAAACCTTACGACACCGTCAATCTCCTCTTTTGTTTCGGTTCCTGCTCAGGTTCCTACCCAGGCTCCATTGCCTCCTACAACTGTACTGTCAAACTTCACCCTGGCTGCAACGTCTCCAAATCCCATCACCAGTGTAGTTGGTACCACCACTGTGGCCTCCTCTACGACCTTGCTCTCTAcaggcagtccagttcaaaatCCAGTATCATCTTTGGTACCAATTGTTGCCACGCCTGGACTGATTCATGAGATCCCACCTCCAAATTCCTCAGCTGCTACCGCCAGCAGAGTTCTTCTTTCTCAGACTGGACCTGGGTCTTTTGAACCCACTGTTACACAAGCAGTGGCTCCTGCTGAAACTATTCAGACCACACCAG AATCTGTTCAGCAAGATGTTTCACAAGAGCCAGTTGCTGTTGCGAAGACAA GTGACGAGGTCTTACCAAGTCCTGATCCAGG ATgggcaaagaaaagaaagacgcCCATCAACTTAGTTCCAAG GGCTGCTGTGGAGAAACCCAAGGGGCCAAGTAGACGTAGCTCACGAGCTGAGAAGGAGGTGGAGGAAGAGCCGGTAACAGAAAGTGCTGTCAGGAAGAGATCGGCACGGCCTGGAACGACTGCTGCGACTGTTGTTAAAG AAACTGGAGCCAGTCCCACCCAGGCCAAACGAAGGAAGTCAAAATAG